The Arachis hypogaea cultivar Tifrunner chromosome 14, arahy.Tifrunner.gnm2.J5K5, whole genome shotgun sequence DNA window AAGGTAGTGTTTATGCATAATGAATGCTCTTGTGTTTGTGTAAGACTCTGATCTCATTTTGATTGATTTGGCCAAATTACAGAACATGATAACTGGAGCTGCTCAAATGGATGGTGGAATTCTGGTGGTTTCTGCTCCGGATGGGCCGATGCCTCAAACGAAGGAACATATACTGCTTGCTCGACAGGTTCATATACTTCATTCTTTTAAATACACAAGTAAGAAACCAAGTTTTCCTAGAATCTAACTGAATAGCAAAACCATaagttgttttgtttgtttttgctaTGATAGGTTGGTGTGCCATCATTGGTTTGTTTTCTAAACAAGGTTGATGCTGTTGATGACCCAGAGTTACTTGAACTTGTTGAGATGGAGCTTCGCGGTATGAAGCATTAtgtcatatctttttttatttgaattcttaACACACTTAATAATGTTTCATTTCTTGATTATTTATACAATGGATATGCATCTATCGGCAAACAACCTTTCTTTTTGAGCAGAGCTACTTAGTTTCTACAAGTTTCCTGGGGAAGAGATTCCAATTGTTCGAGGTTCAGCCCTGTCTGCCTTGCAGGGGACAAATGAAGAACTTGGAAAGAAGGCTATCTTAAAATTAATGGATGCTGTGGATGCATACATTTCTGATCCTGTAAGGCAACTTGATAAGCCTTTCTTAATGCCAATAGAAGATGTTTTCTCTATTCAGGTAAGTAGATATGGCACACATGTATCATAATTATTCTTATTAAGTATGTCATTCATATTGCACTGCAATTTTTGGTGGTGATGTTCATAATTCCCAATATATGAAGGGGGCAAGAGCAAAATGAGGGAGTTGAAATGTCATTATTAACATTCATTACTGCCTTCTTTCTTGAATGTTAAGGGGCGTGGAACGGTTGCGACAGGTCGTGTTGAACAAGGCACCATCAAAGTCGGTGAGGAGGTTGAAATCTTAGGACTAACACAGGTACATAGGGGAGTTAAACATGAATCACTATTATCATGTCCATGAGTGGTTTTCTTAATAATATATGTTCTACTATTCATTTATTTTTGTCCACAGGGTGCACCTATGAAGACTACTGTTACTGGTGTGGAAATGTTCAAGAAGATTTTGGATCAAGGACAAGTGAGTAAAATCATTTAAGTTCCATAAACCTTCCTTTTTCCCTTGGATTGGATTGATAAATTGGTTATCCTAATCTGAGTGTTTCTAGGCTGGTGATAACGTGGGACTTCTTCTACGTGGCCTGAAGCGTGACGATATACAGCGTGGAATGGTGAGTGAAATTATGTGACATAAGTTTGGGGCACTGATCCAACACTTTATATCAAAGTCGAAAACTGACAATGTCTTACTGAACCAATGCATATCAAGACAGCCAAAAGAGAGAGATCAAGTcaaagaaaataactaagaatagGCTGTAGTTTCACCATTTCACTTAGGTTTGTGTATTCGCTTTATGCGAATTAACAAACTTATTCTCTGTTAAAATTACAGGTTATCTCCAAGCCTGGCACATTGAAAACATATAAGAAGTTTGAAGCAGAGATCTATGTCCTCTCTAAAG harbors:
- the LOC112741140 gene encoding elongation factor Tu, mitochondrial yields the protein MASFALRNANSKRLLLSYSSFHRVLSHHPSSLYSTDESSPLSSLVSLRRSMATFTRTKPHLNVGTIGHVDHGKTTLTAAITKVLSEEGKAKAIAFEEIDKAPEEKKRGITIATAHVEYETAKRHYAHVDCPGHADYVKNMITGAAQMDGGILVVSAPDGPMPQTKEHILLARQVGVPSLVCFLNKVDAVDDPELLELVEMELRELLSFYKFPGEEIPIVRGSALSALQGTNEELGKKAILKLMDAVDAYISDPVRQLDKPFLMPIEDVFSIQGRGTVATGRVEQGTIKVGEEVEILGLTQGAPMKTTVTGVEMFKKILDQGQAGDNVGLLLRGLKRDDIQRGMVISKPGTLKTYKKFEAEIYVLSKDEGGRHTAFFSNYKPQFYMRTADITGKVQLPENVKMVMPGDNVTANFELMSPVPLEAGQRFALREGGRTVGAGVVSKVIA